In the Pan paniscus chromosome 8, NHGRI_mPanPan1-v2.0_pri, whole genome shotgun sequence genome, one interval contains:
- the LOC100987189 gene encoding mitochondrial import inner membrane translocase subunit Tim10-like, with protein MDPLRAQQLAAELEVEMMADMYNRMTSACHRKCVPSHYKEAELSKGESVCLDRCVSKYLDIHERMGEKLTELSMQDEELMKRVQQSSGPA; from the coding sequence ATGGATCCTCTCAGGGCCCAACAGCTGGCTGCGGAGCTGGAGGTGGAGATGATGGCCGATATGTACAACAGAATGACCAGTGCCTGCCACCGGAAGTGTGTGCCTTCTCACTACAAGGAAGCAGAGCTCTCCAAGGGCGAGTCTGTGTGCCTGGACCGATGTGTCTCTAAGTACCTGGACATCCATGAGCGGATGGGCGAAAAGTTGACAGAGTTGTCTATGCAGGATGAAGAGCTGATGAAGAGGGTGCAGCAGAGCTCTGGGCCTGCATGA